The following nucleotide sequence is from Kiritimatiella glycovorans.
GAGCCAGTTCCTGACCGGCGCGCCCTGTGGATAGCCAATGGCATCAGGCCCAATGTTCTCGGGGCGCATTCCGCTTTGGCCGGCACGCCGGTAGTAGCCGACCATATTGGCGCCCCCATAGGGACCATACCAAATACGACTGGGGATGAAGTATTCCCACCATCTTGGCGTATCTTGTCCTGAATCGCACAGCCCGAACGGGTCAGTACCATTCACCGGATCATTCCCGCAGAACACATACTGGTTCAACCCGCCGTTGATCCCGATGGGATCTTTACTGAGGAATCTCCCTGTGACGGGGTCATACCACCGCGCGCGGAATTGATAGAGGCCGTAGCCGCCGGTGGTTTCGTGCAGAGCCCAGTCGTACTCGCGCCCCTGCCAGAGGTAGCGGTTCGCGAGCGCGGAGCGGGTCAGCTCCTCGCCGTCGGCCTGGCGCACGGCCTCGACCCGCCCCCAGGCGTTGTACTCGTACGACTCGGCCACCGCGCCGGTCTCGTCGAGCAGCGCGTGGACGGTGCCCTGCGGGTCGGTGAGCGCGTAGTACGTGTTTGTCGCCCCGGACTCGTAGTCGGTGAACGAGAGCAGCCGGTCGATTTCCGGGGCCCATACATACGTGCGGCGCAGCGTCCCGCTCTCGTCGATCTCGGCGACGACCTGTTCGCCGTCGTAGATGTAATGAACCGTGTTGGTCGCCCCGGAAGTTCTCACCTCGCGGCGGGTCCGGCGCCCGTCGAGATCGTACTCGTGTTCGATCTCCAGCCCGCCGAGCGTGACGGAGGTGAGCCGGTAGCGGCCGTCCCACCGAAGTTCCGCATCCCAATCGGCCGCGTGGCCGCGGCAGGTGATGTTCGTCACGCAGCCCGCGGCGTCGTACCCGTACTGCGCGTTGGTCACCACCCCCAGCACCAGCGTATGGGTCGCGTAGCCCATGTTCCCCGCCGCGTCGCGGATCGCCGCCGTGACCTCCTGCGTCGACCAGCCCACCACGAAGTCCTCGGCGCGAAATACCGCCCCGCTGACCTCCGGTGTGACGCACGAGACGGCGTTGCTGATCTGAAGATACCCGAACGCGCCGTTCGTACCGATCGGTTCGGAGGAACTCCCGAGCACGTCGAACGTGCGCAGCGAGGCGAAGTCATTGGAAGACGTCGCCGTCCACGCCGCGAGCCGATTGCCCGCGCCGCGGGTATAGTCCACGGTCCAGTCCCCGCCGCGCTTCGAGGTGCGGTTCCCGGCGGCGTCGTAGCGGTAGGTCATGGTGTTTTCGCCGCGCGTCCCGGTCCGGAGCCGCTCGAGCGCGTCGTAGGCATACGACGCGCGGTTCGTCGTCGCCGCAGTCCGGATGACGCGCGAGGTGATCATGCCTGCGGCATCATAGCCGTACTTGATCTCGAGCGCAACGGTGCTCCCGGCGTGCCAGAGCAGATTTGTCACGCGATCCATCACGTCGCAGTGCCGACTCATCCAGACGCCCGCGTTCGTCGCGCTGATCGACGCGAGTCGGCCGTGGGTCGGGTCGTAGGCCAGCGTCCAGTCCGATCCCGGTCCGGAGAGCGCGTCCACCCGCTCCGCCGCGTCAATGCCCCAGGAGTAGAGGAGGTTCGTTCCCGCGCAGCTCACCTGCGCGTTCGTCCGGTTTCCCGCAGGATCGTACCCGTACGCGAGACTCCAGTCCTCGCCCGGCCGGTCGACCTCGCGTCCGATGAGCCGCCCCGCGCCGTCGTAGCGGTTCGACACCGAGCCCGTCGCATCGCCGGCCGTGCGCAGGAGGCCGTTCGAGGCATAGGTGTAGATATTCGTCGCGTCCGGGTAGCGCGCCTCCGAACGCCGCCCGTCCCGGTCATAATCGTAGCCGACCTCCGTACCGTCGAAACGGGTGATCGCCAGGACGTAGTCGCCCACCCCGTTTGAGACGCTCATCTGCTGGCCTTCCAGGTTGGTGACCTCTTCCACGCGTCCCTGCAGATCGAGCCGGTAGGTCTCCACCGCCCGGTCCAGCCGGTCGGTGATCGAGAGCGTATGAAAGAGCGGGTCATAGGCGTAGCGGATGGTGAGATTCGTCCCGTTGCACACCCGGCCGATCTCGCGAACCTTCCCGGTCGGGTACCAGCGGGTCGTCGTCACCCGCCCCGCGCGGTCCACATGATTCGTCACCCGTCCGTGCGCGTCGCGGGCGAACTGCTCGCCGGTCCCGTCGGGATAGCGCACCTCCAGCACGCGGCCGAGCGCATCCACCCGGTTGCTCGCCAGACACACGCCGCCGCGTTCGGTGCGCACGAGATGGCCCAGCTCGTTATAGGCGAAGCTCAGCGCCGGTCCCGCCTGCGGCACCGACGAGGTGCGAAAGCCGCTCGCGTCGTAGTAATGCCGCGTCCAGTGCCCGTTGGCGTTGGTCACCGCCGCCAGCAGACCGTGGGTGGTGTACGCCAGGCGCGTCTCTGTGGTTCGGTTGGTGGCGGGGAACGTACGGATCGCCGCGACCAGGCCGTTCGTGTAATCGAACTCCGTGCGCAGGCCCGAGGCATCGGTGAGGACCTGCAGGAGGTTATGGGTATCGTACGTCATCGACTCGAAACAGCGCGGGTCTGTGCCGTAGCCGGTTCCGCGCAGGGTGCGGTTGTTCCGCGCGTCGTACTGCGACCAGGTGCGGATGAAGAGGTTGGTGTCCGCCGCGTACCGGGTCTCGTTGGTCGTGTTGCCCGCGAGGTCGTGATCAAAGCGGACCGAGGGTCCTCCCTCCGCCGGGTCGGCAAAGGGCCCGTGCTGTTCGATGATCTGCCCGAAGAACGGCTCGTAGTAATACAGATTGGTGACGGTCACGTCGCCCAGGTTGTAGGCGATCGCCGTGACCGGATCCTCCGGTCGCGCGCCCGCCTCGTAGTCGACCTGGTGGGCGTACCACTGATCGTTGATCGAGAGGGACGTACCTCTGGCCGGCGGAAGGTTGGTGGTATAGCCGTAGCGATAGACATGGCCGAGTCCGTCCACGCGCTGCGTGATCACACCCGCGCCGTCCGCCGCGCAGTCGTAGGTTCGTGTCAGGGCCGCGCCCTCCCCGGTGCGTTCGCTGCGACGGAGCTGCCCTGAGGCGGTGTATTCGCAGGAGACCGCGAGATTCGTCGAAAGCGTCGCGCTGCGCAACAGGCCGTTCGAATAACTCAGATTCAGGCTCTTCCCCGCCGGATGGCTCACCTCGATCAGCCGCTCCCCCGCGGGCAGATTCGTATAGCTCAGATCGATCTGCGGGCCCGAGAGCCGCCGGATATGGTCCAGTCGCCCTTCCCCGTTAAAGGCGTACTCCAGGTCCGGGGGGACGCTGAGCGTATAGCCGTTCGTTGCGTTGCCGCAGAGTGTCCAGTTCAGTCCTTTCGCGGGTTCGAATCCGCCGCTGCCGTCGGGGTGAAACGTATGGATTTTGCCCGTGCCGGTGCGAACCCGCATCACCTCCGCGGTCACACTGCCGTGCACGGTCTGAGCCCTATCCGCCGACCAGTCGTAGCGGTGCGTCCAGCACCGGCCCAGCGCGCCCGTCTCCGCGAGCGTGCTATGGTAGTGCCGGGTGAATTCCAGCGGCAGGCCGGGCAGCGGCGCGGAGAGGTCCCGTTCCTTAAAGAACAGATCGCCCGTGGTGCCGCTGATCGGCTCCTCCGAAAAGCCCTTCGGATCGCCCAGCGTAATCTCCGGCTCCGCCGGCGGCGGGAGGTCGAACGTGCCGTCGCCGGAGAGCTGCAGGGTAATCTCGTATTCGCAGTGCTTCGGCCCCTTATGGGGTGGGCAGGGCAGCGGATTACGTTCCGTCACCGTGAGGTAACCGCTGGTCCGGCCGGTGTACCCCGGGATGCCGGTCGTCGGATTCCCGCCGTCCCAGTCCGGCAGGGAGGGAACTCCGCGGTGCACGTTGTTATCCGGAAGCTCCCAGCGATGATTGTTACCCCGGTTGTTCGATGCGGTGTGCGTGTAGCGGTAGCCGTCTTCGACCCCCTCTACAAGCTCCCCGCCGCGTGCGTTGTTCCCGTGATTCGGCAGCCAAAGATCCAGGCGGTTGGTGGGACAGTGGTGGAAGTCCACCGTGAAATGGAGGGTAACCGTATCCGAGCCGAGGTAATGACAGAGACTGCTGTCGCGGTACCCGTAAATATTCCGGTTTCCGTAATACGGCGCGTCACGATAGGGGTCCGTATAGTTTCTTGCCGGGGCCGATTCCGGGCACGGCGTATTGAGAAGCGCGCATTCCACCATCAGGGCCACGGGTTTCACCGGAACGTATTTTCGCTTCATCATAATCCTTACTCCCCTTCATGGTTGGCGGATATAGACGGCGTTGTCTGCCGGGGCATGAATCGTAACAAGCGGGGAGACGGCGTCCGCATTACAGGGGTCCGTCCGCCGCCCGTAGAGTTCCTCGCCGTCGTCGAGCCCGTCTCCGTCCGTATCCGTCCGGGAAGCCGCCGTCCCGTAAAGATAAACCTCCCGGCCGTCGGGAACGAGGTCGGCATCCGCATCGGCATCCCATAACGCCGCCGCGTAGAATACGGCTTCGCCGGGGTCGGCGAAGTGGACGCGGGCGATGCGCGCCGTACCCCCCAGCGGCAGCCTTTCGCCGTCCAGGCACCAGCTCTGGAGATCCCGGCTCACAAAGAGGTCGCAGGGTTCGAGGTCCGGCGCCGGGGAACGCAGAACCGTCCGGACGCTGCCGTCCGCGCGTGGATAAACCTCGATCGCGAGCTTCGTGACCGCTTCGCAGCCGGCTCCCTGCGCGACGCCCCCCACGAGCCACGGACCGGCGACGGCAGCGAAAAGTGAAAGGGGTTTCATAACATCTACCTCCCGGCGGGTGTGAGTGAAGAGCGCCCTTTATGGGATATGTACGTTACCGTTATATTCGATACAGGCTAGAACTATATTCAATTATTCCGTGCACTATGTGCACAGACTATCTATGCCATCCTGTGTACCTATTCTCGTACTATCGCCTGCATAATATTGGGATCTGCAGGATTTATATCGGGTGACCCATCTCATGGATCAGGAGGCCAGGTAAGCGAAAAGGGGCAAGAGTGAACGTGATTCGTGCGCGTCGTTTGAAAAACGGATCTCGAAGCGGTAGACTGCCGACAGATCGCCGGGTCGATGTCCGGCGCCGGTGCGCCAGAGTAAGAGGGGGTGCGGTGATGCATGCAGACGCGACCATTAGCGACGAAGAACTCCGGCGGATTGACGCGTGGTGGCGCGCCGCCAACTATCTTTCGGTGGGCCAGATCTATCTCTTCGCCAATCCGCTGCTGCGTGAAAAGCTCCGGAAGGAGCACGTCAAGCCGCGGCTGCTCGGTCACTGGGGCACCACGCCCGGGCTGAATTTCATCTATGCCCATCTCAACCGCGCGATCCTCGCGCGGGACCTTAACATGATCATGATCTGCGGCCCGGGGCACGGCGGTCCGGCCATGGTGGCCAATACCTATCTTGAGGGGACGTACAGCGAGCTGTACCCGGAGGTCACGCGGGACGCCGAGGGCATGCAGATGCTCTTCAAGCAGTTTTCTTTCCCCGGCGGCGTACCGAGCCACGTGGCGCCCGAGACACCCGGCTCGATTCACGAGGGCGGCGAACTTGGCTACTCTCTCGCCCACGCCTTCGGTGCTGTCTTCGACAATCCGGACCTCATCGCCGCGTGCGTGATCGGCGACGGCGAGGCCGAGACCGGGCCTCTGGCCGCGGGATGGCACGGAAACAAGTTTCTGAATCCCGGGCGCGACGGCACGGTGCTTCCCATCCTGCACCTCAACGGATACAAGATCGCCAACCCCTCGTTCCTGGCGCGGATGCC
It contains:
- a CDS encoding RHS repeat-associated core domain-containing protein; this encodes MMKRKYVPVKPVALMVECALLNTPCPESAPARNYTDPYRDAPYYGNRNIYGYRDSSLCHYLGSDTVTLHFTVDFHHCPTNRLDLWLPNHGNNARGGELVEGVEDGYRYTHTASNNRGNNHRWELPDNNVHRGVPSLPDWDGGNPTTGIPGYTGRTSGYLTVTERNPLPCPPHKGPKHCEYEITLQLSGDGTFDLPPPAEPEITLGDPKGFSEEPISGTTGDLFFKERDLSAPLPGLPLEFTRHYHSTLAETGALGRCWTHRYDWSADRAQTVHGSVTAEVMRVRTGTGKIHTFHPDGSGGFEPAKGLNWTLCGNATNGYTLSVPPDLEYAFNGEGRLDHIRRLSGPQIDLSYTNLPAGERLIEVSHPAGKSLNLSYSNGLLRSATLSTNLAVSCEYTASGQLRRSERTGEGAALTRTYDCAADGAGVITQRVDGLGHVYRYGYTTNLPPARGTSLSINDQWYAHQVDYEAGARPEDPVTAIAYNLGDVTVTNLYYYEPFFGQIIEQHGPFADPAEGGPSVRFDHDLAGNTTNETRYAADTNLFIRTWSQYDARNNRTLRGTGYGTDPRCFESMTYDTHNLLQVLTDASGLRTEFDYTNGLVAAIRTFPATNRTTETRLAYTTHGLLAAVTNANGHWTRHYYDASGFRTSSVPQAGPALSFAYNELGHLVRTERGGVCLASNRVDALGRVLEVRYPDGTGEQFARDAHGRVTNHVDRAGRVTTTRWYPTGKVREIGRVCNGTNLTIRYAYDPLFHTLSITDRLDRAVETYRLDLQGRVEEVTNLEGQQMSVSNGVGDYVLAITRFDGTEVGYDYDRDGRRSEARYPDATNIYTYASNGLLRTAGDATGSVSNRYDGAGRLIGREVDRPGEDWSLAYGYDPAGNRTNAQVSCAGTNLLYSWGIDAAERVDALSGPGSDWTLAYDPTHGRLASISATNAGVWMSRHCDVMDRVTNLLWHAGSTVALEIKYGYDAAGMITSRVIRTAATTNRASYAYDALERLRTGTRGENTMTYRYDAAGNRTSKRGGDWTVDYTRGAGNRLAAWTATSSNDFASLRTFDVLGSSSEPIGTNGAFGYLQISNAVSCVTPEVSGAVFRAEDFVVGWSTQEVTAAIRDAAGNMGYATHTLVLGVVTNAQYGYDAAGCVTNITCRGHAADWDAELRWDGRYRLTSVTLGGLEIEHEYDLDGRRTRREVRTSGATNTVHYIYDGEQVVAEIDESGTLRRTYVWAPEIDRLLSFTDYESGATNTYYALTDPQGTVHALLDETGAVAESYEYNAWGRVEAVRQADGEELTRSALANRYLWQGREYDWALHETTGGYGLYQFRARWYDPVTGRFLSKDPIGINGGLNQYVFCGNDPVNGTDPFGLCDSGQDTPRWWEYFIPSRIWYGPYGGANMVGYYRRAGQSGMRPENIGPDAIGYPQGAPVRNWLDVTYLMHDRELAGAKSPQNVRRADARLILRSFVAPLRSPGPDFSERPPLFRAWAAIPAFLVAHPGSRFGVMQGAGADGSDQGVFYLFDIDF